In Paludibacter propionicigenes WB4, the genomic window TTGTTTTCGGGTTAATAGCTGCTGCCATAACCTTTGGTATCGGAAAAATAATAGGAGTAGCTATTACCTAAGTTTGGGTCTTTTTAGCGGAAGAGAAATAACATGAGAGGCTATTTAAGCAAGTCCAACAAAGCTCTTTTCGCTTTTTCATGGCCAAGCCCGGAAGCCGCTTTTAAATCCTGAAAGCCGGCTTCTTTTTGGCCTACTTTAATCTTTAGCATCCCTCTTTCATAAAACGCATCGGCATATCGGGGGTCAATTTCCAGTGCTTTGTCGAAATCTTCCAAAGCTCCGTCAGTATCTTGCAACGAAATCTTAGTAAGCGCTCTGTTATACAAAGCTTTGGTGTGTTTTGCGTTTTCTCTTAAAGCTTTATTAAAATCACTCAAAGCCCCTTTATGATCGTTGAGTGCCTCTTTTGCTTTGCCTCTGTCAAAGTACGCATCGGCACTTCCATTCATCTGAATGGCTTTGGTATAATCATCAATGGCTCCTTTAAAATCTTCAAGATAACTTTTTGCAAATCCACGGTTAGTATAACCATCTGCCAGATTTGGCTTTAGTTTGATTACGATTGAAAAATCCGAAACCGCACCGGCAAAGTCATTGATATACTGTTTCGTAAAACCACGACTCATATAAGCCATTATATCTTTAGGGTTTAGCTCTATCGCTTTTGAGTAATTTTCTATGGCAGCAGTATAGTCCTGAAGGTTGTATTCGCAATCTCCGATATTAAAATAGGCATCTCCGTATGTTGGGTTTATCTCTAACGCTTTATGCTGATCTTCAATCCCCCCAATGTAGTCCTGAATATAGTATTTTGCTATCCCCCTACTAACATAGGCTTTAATATTGCGCGGATTAATCTGAATTGATCTGGTGAAATTCTCAATGGCTGTTTTATAGTCCCTGTTGTTGTAAGCCGTTACACCCTTGTCGAAATAAAAATTGGCCGACTGAGCAAAACAAGAAGCGGACATTATTAACGCAAACCATAGAAATTTTAATCTCATTGAACCCATAATTATATTGAAAAAATAGGGATCAAAAGTACAAATTGTTTTGATTTAAGAAACAGGATAGAAAATTATTTTGATACTTACCAGATCAGAATATTTATTTTCAATTATTATTTGCTCATTCTGAGCTATTTTTAAAAAATAATACGAAAAGCCTTGTAGATTCAAATTAATATTGTACTTTTGCACCCACAAAATATCGCGGAGTGGAGCAGTGGTAGCTCGTTGGGCTCATAACCCAAAGGTCGTTCGTTCGAGTCGGGCCTCCGCAACTAAGATCAGGCTGTTTCTACATGAGACAGCCTGTTTTTTTTCCATTTATTTTCCTACACAGAACTACTGATTGTCATTTTTTTATGTTAGTAATAAAAAAAAATGCTATATTTGCAGCTCTTTAAAAAAACCGAAATAATTAATTGTCTTATTTTTAAATAAATTTTTCCATGCAAAACAAAGGACTTGTCAGGATTTTTGCACTAGCACTGACTTTAGTGTGTATATTTTATCTTTCATTTAGCGTAGTTACGAGTCACTACAACGCTAAGGCTAAAGAATATGCCAAAGGAGATAAAATGAAGGAGTTTAACTACTTAGACTCTCTTGCTAGCGAAAATATTTGGTTGGGGTATACACTGAAAGAGTGTCGTGAGAAAGAAATAGCTCTTGGTCTTGACTTAAAAGGAGGTATGAACGTAACGCTTGAAGTATCGGTAGCCGATATTATCCGTTCACTATCTGATTTCAACACCAACCCAAATTTTAATTTGGCGCTGGCTAAAGCTACACAACTTCAAAAAACCAACAGTCAGGTTTCATACATTGATTTGTTTGTTAAGGCTTATACTGAACTTGACCCTCAAGCCAAGCTCTCGACTATCTTCAGTACATTTGAGTTGAAAGACAAAATATCTCTGACCACCTCGAACGCTGATGTTGTAAAAGTTCTTAAAACAGAAGTAGATGGAGCTATTGCCAATTCATTCAATGTATTACGTGAACGTATCGACCGTTTTGGTGTGGTTCAGCCTAATATCCAAAAACTTGGTAACGGACGTATCTTAATCGAACTTCCCGGTGTAAAAGAGCCGGAACGTGTTCGTAAATTACTTCAAGGATCTGCTAACCTTGAGTTTTGGGAAACTTATGAATTAAATGAGATTATAAATAATCTGTCTGAGGCGAATAAAGTAATCGCTACCATACAGAAAAACGGAGGAGTTGCTGTTGTGAAAGATTCAACTGCCGCAACTACACCGACATCTACTACAGCTAAAACTGCAACTACAGCAAGTAAAACACCTGCCTTAAGTAAAGTGGACAGCCTGAAAGCCGTATTACAACACAAAAATGCTTCGGCAACCGACTCTGCCAAAGTGCTTGAAAAGAGTCAAAAAGAAAATCCTTTATTTGCTATTCTGCAAGTTAATGCTCAGGGAGGACAAGTGGCTCGTGGTCCGATAGTAGGATACGCACACAGTAAAGATACAGCTCAAATCAATTCTTATTTTAATATCAAACAGGTAAAAGAAGCTTTACCACGCGACTTGGGACTGAGATGGTCTGTAAAATCCATTGATAAAAAAGGAGAAATTTTCCAACTGATTGCAATTAAAATAACAAATCGTGATGGCCGTGCACCGCTTGCCGGAGATGTAATTACCGATGCTCGTGCAGATTTCAGCCAAAATTCTTCTGAAGCTCAGGTGAGCATGTCAATGAATCAGGAAGGTGCTAAAACATGGGCACGTATGACTAAAGACAATATTGGCAAATCAATTGCCATAGCGCTAGATGGTTATATTTATTCATTCCCAACTGTAAATACCGAAATTGATGGTGGTAATTCACAAATCACAGGTCACTTTACAGTAGATGAAGCAAAGGATTTAGCCAACACATTGAAGTCAGGTAAAATGCCGGCTCCGGCGCACATTGTTCAGGAAGATATCGTAGGTCCTTCGTTGGGACAAGAAGCTATTAATAACGGTTTAATATCATTTATCATTGCATTTATTCTGGTACTTGTATATATGATTGTTTATTATGGACTTATACCAGGTTTAGTGGCTGATATCGCCTTGCTTGCCAACGTATTCTTCCTAATCGGTATATTAGCTTCATTTGGTTCTGTACTTACCTTACCGGGTATTGCAGGTATCGTGCTCACCATGGGTATGGCGGTAGATGCCAACGTACTTATTTATGAGCGTATACGTGAAGAAATGCGTAACGGTAAAAACATGCGTGCCGGTATTCAAGAAGGTTTTAAACATGCACTGAATGCAATTATCGACTCGAACGTAACAACACTTCTTTCGGGTATCGTGTTGGTTATTTTTGGTCAGGGACCTATTAAAGGTTTTGGGGTAACATTGAGTTTCGGTATTTTGACAACATTTATCACTGCCGTATTCTTAACCCGATACATGATAGAGGCTTATGCTGCACGTGAAAATGCAAAAGAGTTGCCTTTCCACACAAAAATATCTGAGCACTTCCTGCAAAATACGAAAATCGATTTTATGAAAATTCGTAAATCGATGTACGTATTATCTGCAGCTCTATTCCTTATAAGTTTTGTATCGTTCGCGGTTCGCGGTTTCAGTTTGGGAATTGACTTTACCGGAGGTCGTAATTATGTTGTAAGTTTTGACAAACCGGTGAAAACCGAAGAAGTAAAAACTTTGTTGAAAGATGCTTTTGAAGGTGATTTACCTCAGGTTATTACCATTGGTAACGATAATCAGGTACGTATATCTACCAAATACAAGATTAATGAAGACGGTTCAAATATAGATAACGAAATTGAATCGAAGCTTTATACCAATTTGAAATCAATGCTGAATTCAAATGTAACTGAAGCACAATTCATCAAAGACAATATAAAGAGTTCTTCGAAGGTAGGTCCGGCTGTTGCCGATGATATCAAAACTTCTGCCGTATGGGCTGTAATTCTTGCAGTACTTGGTATTGGTTTATACATTCTGATTCGTTTCCGCGAGTGGGGTTATACATTGGGAGCTGTGGTTTCTTTAGCACATGACGTGGTAATTACCATGGGTATTTTCTCATTGCTGTACGGCCTTCTTCCATTCTCAATGGAAATAGACCAATCGTTTATTGCAGCTATTCTGACTGTGCTTGGATACTCAATCAACGATACTGTAATTAACTACGATAGAATTCGTGAGAATGTTACTCTTTATCCAAAACGCGACAGAATAACCATTATCAATGACTCGGTAAACCAAATGTTAGGTCGTACTTTCAGTACAACGTTTACCGTAATTATCACACTGATTGCAATGTTTATCTTTGGTGGTGATTCAATTCGCGGATTTATTTTTGCTATGTTATTCGGTATCTTTATCGGAACTTATTCTTCAGTATTTATTGCGTCTCCTATCACTGTGGAAATGGATAAACTTGTAAAAATAAGAAAGAGCAAAAAAGCATCAGAAATAAAAAAATAATTCATAGAAATACGTTTTATAAAAGCCGGAAGAGCCTTACTGATTAATTTCAGCAAGGCTCTTTTGTTATAGAGCAGCCTAACTTTGATTATTTCAAAACAGAATGCTTCAAAGATATTTTGCCATGTCAAAGAACTTTCCGTAATTTGTAATCAGAAAACCTTAAAAACAGAGATTATGCATATTAACATACTCCCTAAAAGATATCTTTTTTTGGTGGTTATTTTTGCTTCCATTTTTTCTTTTGGACAGGAATTTACTCCAATTGTCACCCAATTCACTAAGAAAGATTATAATGCTTCCAATCAGAATTGGTCGGTTGCTCAAGGGAAAGATGGAATTATGTATTTTGGCAATAATCAGGGTGTGCTGGAGTTTGATGGATCTCTTTGGCAAATTCATCAAATACCCGGAAACCAAATTGTACGCTCAATACTGATAGGTAAAGATAACAAGATTTATGTAGGCTCATTTGAACAGTTTGGCTATTTTGAGCGAAACAACTGCGGGCAACTTATCTATCGTTCTCTCTCTGAAAAGCTCAGAAAGTACAAAATGCAAAACGATGAAATATGGAGCATTCTCGACTTCAACGGAACCATTATTTTTCAATCATTCACTTCTTATTTTACCTACAAAGATGGCGTTGTTAAAGGTTATCGTTGTCCGTTCACTTTCCTCTTTTTTAATCTGAGCAACCATAAGATCTATACCCACACAGATCAATACGGATTCAGCTTATTTGATTTAAAAAGCAATACATTTAAATCGATATTTAATGGCACATTAAAAAAACCTGTGGCATCTGTTTTACCGTTAGACTCAGCCCGATCTTTACTTGTTACCAATTCTGATGGATTATTTGTGTACGATGGAAAAACTATAATTCCATTTAAAACCGAAGCAGATAATGACCTCAAAAAATCAGAAATAAACAGAGCTCTCATTTCGCCGAATGGAACTATAATACTGGGAACTATTCTGGGAGGCGTAACTGCAATTAGTAAAGATGGGAGAAAGTTGTGGGCACTTAACACCTCCAATGTATTGCAAAACAACACTGTACTCGGCATGTGCTGTGATAAAAACAATAATCTATGGTTGGCATTGGATAAAGGAATAGCTTTGATTCATCTTAACTCATCACTTCGTTATATTCATTCATTCAATCCGTCGGTAGGAGCTGTTTATTCACTTAGTTACGACGAGCCGAATCTGTATATAGCTACAAATCAAGGGTTGTACAAAGCAGAATTGAGCATTAGCAAAAAGGATATCAGAAACTTGCAACTGGAATCCAAAATTAAAGGCCAGGTATGGTCGGTGGATCAGTTTAACAAACAACAAATATGCGGAAATAATGAGGAAACCTTCGATGTATCGCCCAAGGGAATTAGCAAACTGTCTCCTGTGAAAGGTGGGATATGTATTAAAGAAGGAATTATCCACGGAAAAGATGTATTGGTTCAGGGGACGTACACCAGCCTTTGCATATACGAGAAGGTAAACGGAACATGGGTTTTTAGTCACGCCGTGAAAAACTTCTTAAACCCGATTCGTTACATTGAGATAGACTACACAGGAACAATCTGGGCCAGCCATCTGCATCAGGCGTTATATGCCATTCAGCTTAGCCCCGATTTAAAAAAAATTGAAAATATCAGCACCTTCAACTCACTTGATCAGAAACATCGACTACCTATTAATGTATTCTCGGTCAATAACCGGGTAGTTTTTACCGACAACACAGCTTTTTATACTTATGACGATATTAGGAAAAAGATTATTCCGTACAACGAACTAAATAAGAGTCTGGGATATTTTTCGCATGCTCATCGGGTTTGTCATTTTAAAGCCAACCTATATTGGTTTATTCGTAGCGGCGAAGCGGCTTTAGTACAGGTGAAGCCGGGTGCAATTAAAGTGTTGGATGTGGTACATTACGGATTGTTTCTTAATCAGGCAGTAGACGATTTTCAGAATATCATACCCATTTCTGAGAATGAATGCCTGTTCACACTCGACAACGGATTGGCTTTGTATCAGAATAATAACCCGGCCAAACAAAATAATACAGCTAATTTAAAGATAAAAAGCATACAAACTTCGGACGACGAGTTCAAGGAAAAAGTTTATCTCCCACTCACTACTGATCCTATACCAACAACACCATTCAAGCGAAACAATATCTTATTTACTGTTTTTTATCCCCAGTTCAATAATCTGAATAATATTATTTTCAGATATAAACTCGAAGGATTGGATAAGGTTTGGAGTGAGCCGACTGTTGCATCGCAAAAGGTGTACAGATATTTACCTCATGGAGAGTACACACTCAGAGTGGAAGTACAGACAAAGGATGGTATCAAGCTATCGGCAACAAGTTATACTTTTGAAGTAGATCCTCCATTCTATCTCAGTACTGCTGCCAAAATACTTTACTTTTTACTCATTGCTTTATCCGGTTATGGTATTTATGCATACCTACATCATTCTTTTCAGGCAAAAAAGGAAAAGATTAAACAAGAACAAGAAGAAATCCGACGCAAGGAAATAGAAAAGCGCGAGAAAAAAATCATTGCCCTCCAAAACGAAAAGCTGGAATCGGAACTGACCGTAAAGAGTAAAGAATTAGCCGAATCAACCATGACCATCATCAAGAAAAATGAGATTCTGGTGACCATAAAAGAGGAAGTTATGAATCAAAAGAAAGTTCTCGGCACGCAATATCCAAATAAATACTATGATAAACTCATTCGGTTACTTGATGAAAACCTGTCGTCGGAAGATGATTGGGCTATTTTTCAAACCAATTTCGACCGGATTCATGAGAATTTCTTCCGAAACTTACATACCAAATTTCCCGAACTGACTTCGAATGATCTTCGTTTTTGCGCGTATTTACGACTGAATTTATCAAGCAAGGACATTGCTCATCTGATGAACATCTCGTTGAAAGGAGTAGAAGTAGGACGATACCGTATCAGGAAAAAAATTGGAATTCCTTCTTCAAAAAGCCTGACAGAGTTCATGATTGAATTCAAAGAATAGGACTGTAATAAATTGAATTTTAACGAGTTTATAAAGCAAAAGCTATGCGAATTAACATCTCATGAATATCCACAGAAATGTACTAGATTTGCCGCTTAAAATATCTAACGTTTTTTTGTCCTTTATTATCATATCAGCAGACGATTTATCCCTGCTGGAAGAAAAACGGATGTAGCTCAACCTGAATTCACTTTCAACAAAATAATATAACAAAAACACACGACAGTTTATGAGAAAAATCACATTCGTCCTATTTCTTTTTGTTGCATTGGCAGCAAAAGCACAAACAGATCTTCAGGTTCTTTACGACGCAGGCAAAGGCCGCGACTATCTAACAACCACAGTGGAAATGTTTAAAACCGATAATTGGGGAAGCAGCTACTTCTTTGTTGATATGTATTACAATGGTGCTAACCATCATCCGGGGTTGGCTTACACAGAAATTTCAAGATGCCTGAAGTTTTGGAAAGGTCCTTTCAGTGCGCATATTGAATATAATGGAGGATTATTTGGAGTGGGTAACTCTTATCTCCCAATTAATAATGCCTGGTTAGCTGGTGTTGATTACGGCTGGCACGATAAAGCTTTTTCAAAGTTTTTGAATCTCAAACTCCTTTATAAAACTATCGAGGGGAAAAATGCCAACTCATTCCAAATTACCGGTGTTTGGACTTTAAATTACTTTAAAAATAAATTGACCGTATCGGGTTTTGCTGATTTCTGGAGAGAAGACAATGTGAACTTCACCAACGGTAATAATGAACCTATTACACCAACCAATACAAAATTTGTTTTCATTAGCGAACCTCAATTCTGGTATAATGCCACTCCTCACCTTTCGTTAGGTGGTGAAGTTCAGGTTGCCAGCAACTTTAGCGCAGTGAACGGACTTAAAGTCAGCCCGAAAATAGGTGCTAAATGGAATTTTTAAATCAATCTAATACATAAAGCATATGTTGGAAAAATTATTTAAACTAAATGATAACGGAACAAACATCCGCACGGAAATCATAGCCGGTATAACTACTTTTATGACCATGGCGTATATCCTGTTTCTGAACCCGAATATCTTAGGTGTTACCGGGATGGATAAAAATGCGGTGTTTTTTGCAACGGCTATTTCGGCCGGTTTCGTAACTATTGCCATGGGTCTGGTAGCTAATTTTCCTATGGCGTTGGCTCCGGGTATGGGACTTAATGCGCTTTTTGCTACCGTAGCACTGGCCGGTGTGGGTATGCCATGGCAATCGGCTCTGGGCGCGGTATTTATTTCCGGTTTAATATTCATTTTACTTACCGTAACCAAGGTTCGACAAATTTTGGTAACAGCAGTTCCTGATTCACTTAAAAGAGCCATAACCGTAGGTATAGGATTGTTTATTACCATTATCGGATTCAAATTATCGGAAATAATGGTGGTAACAGCTCAGGTTATTCCGCCAACACTGGCTTCGCTTGGAAAAAGTGTTGCTCCTACAACGCTGAAATACTTTGAATGGAATATCGGTATGGGAAGTTTCAGTAATCCCTCGATGGTGCTCTGCCTGATAGGATTGGGATTGGCAGCAATACTTATGGCTTTACGAGTAAAAGGAGCCTTGCTGATCAGCATAGTAGCTTCTACACTAATCGGCATTCCGATGGGAGTTACGGTTATTCCTGAAAACTTCAAGGTTTTTAGTTTACCCGATTTTCATCATCTTGCTGTAGGAGCGCTCGATATAAAAGGCGCTTTGAATATGGGAATATGGACGGTGATCTTCACTTTTACCTTTGTTGAATTGTTCGACACATTCGGCACGCTGGTGGGTACTGCCACTAAAGCCGGACTGATAGATAAAGATGGCAAGTCGCCTAAAATCGGTAAAGCTATGTTAGTTGACGCTATCGGTGTCTCGTTTGGTGCTTTGATGGGAACAAGTACCGTGACAACTTACGTGGAAAGTGCAGCCGGTATTGGTGAGGGTGGTCGCACAGGGCTTACTGCCATTACTACCGGTGTATTGTTTTTACTTGCGTTGGTATTTGCACCGCTTGCCGGAATAATACCCAATGCTGCTACAGCTCCTGCCCTTATCATTGTGGGTGTATTGATGGCATCGTCGGTTCTTGAAATAGACTTCAATGATTTTACTGAAGGATTTCCTGCTTTTGTTACTTTCATAATGATGCCTTTTACTTACAGCATTGCCAATGGTATTGCCGGAGGTATTGTGGCTTATACCGTGCTTAAAGTGGCAACAGGAAAAGCTAAGAAAGTGCATTGGATGATGTATATTCTTTTTGTGCTGGTAGTGGTACGATACATTTTCCTGAGTGAATAAGGTTTGAAATAATTATTTAGAATAAACACAATAGGCTACCCGGAATATCGGATAGCCTATTGTATTTTTATGTATTCATTTCCGATCTGTTCAATAAAATTCTCCTGTGGCCAAGGGCTTAATCTGCATTAGCCCGCAACATAAAAAAAGAACATAGCCATTGATTTACTCAAAGGCTATGTTCCTGATTTTGAATAATCGTTTAATTAAAAAAATTAAAGCTTATCCAGCGTTTTATTTTCATGAATGCTTCCCACATTGCGATAAGCCCAGGCAAAAATAAGCGGGAAAACCAACAATGAGAAGAACATGGCAAAGAGAATTCCACCGATCACTACTCGTGCCAACGGTTGTGCGCTTTCCGAGCCTATTCCATGCGAAATGGCAGCCGGGAACAACCCAATGGCAGCCATCAACGCTGTCATCATTACAGGGCGAATCATGGATTTCACTCCCAGACGAATAGAAGTTTTCAGAAGATCCTTCTCTCCTTTAAGCCGCTCGATATTATCTTTAAATGAGCTTATCAACAGCACACCACTCAATATACAAATACCAAACAAAGCGATAAATCCGATACCGGCCGAGATACTGAAATTGGTACCTGTAAACAACAGTACTGCAATCCCTCCCACTATGGCAAAAGGCACATTGAGAAATACCAGTCCTGCATCTTTCATATTGCCGAACATAACGAAGAGCAACAGGAATATTAATATCAAACTCAGCGGAACTACTTGTGCAAGGCGTTTTACGGCACGTTGCTGATTTTCAAAATCGCCCTGCCAAATCATTTCGTAGCCTTTTTTCAGTTTCAATGCCTTTCCAACTTTTTCGCGAGCTTCCTGTACTGCACTTCCCATATCCCGGTCACGAACCGAGAACTTCACAGCCGAATACCTTCGGTTATCATCCCTGAATATCAAACAGGGTCCTGTTTTCATACTTATTTCGGCAATTTCTTTGATTGGCACTTTAGACCCACTGGAGGTCGGAACCATGAGGTTACCAATATCATCCACCGTATTACGATATTTTTCGGGGAAGCGGATACGAATATCAAACTTCTGGATTCCTTCGTACAACATGGTGGCTACTTTTCCACCAATAGCCATTTCTATTACGGCATTGGCATCGGCTGTAGAAACTCCGTAAAGTGCCATTTTTTGCTGATTTAATTCAATATCTAATTCCGGTTGACCTATATTTTTAATCACACCTAAATCGGAGATTCCACGTATTTTCTTCAAAACATTATACACCTCGGTCGATTTACTTTCCATATAATTCAGTGAATCACCAAATATCTTCACACAAATGGATCCTTTCACTCCCGACACTGCCTCTTCGATATTATCCGTAATGGGTTGCGAGAAATTATAATCCACACCCGGAATTACCGACAACTTCTTATTCATTTGATCAATCAGTTCTTCCTTCGTCATTTTTGGTTTCCATTCCGATTCAGGGTATAACTGAATATCAAATTCATTGTTATAAAATCCCGCAACATCGGTACCATCATCGGGTCGTCCGGTTTGTGAAACCACATTCTGAACCTGTGGAAACTTAATAATCTCGGCACGTATTTGTTTAGAAACTTCAATAGATTTGTCCAACGATACGGAATAAGGCAATTGCGCTCTTAACCAGATGGCTCCTTCGTTTATCTCGGGTAAAAACTCTGAACCCAAGAAATTAAACGAAAAAAGTCCAATAACAATGACGATAAATGCTGCTACCAGTGTTCGTTTTTTATGACTGTAGGTAAAATCAAATCCACGCATCAATCGTTCTGTCAGAAAATGGACTATCGGATTGTGTTTTTCTCGCACATTTTCTTTTAAGAGCAGTTTAATCAGTACCGGAACCAATGTCAGTGTGGTAATCAATGCTCCCAACAGAGCAAAACCGAGTGTATAAGCCAGTGGCGAGAACATTTTACCTTCCACTTTTTGGAAAGCAAAGATGGGTAGCAAACCGGTAATAATAATCAGCTTGGAAAAGAAAATCGATTTCCCCAATCGGGCTCCATCTCTCTTTATCAGTCCGGTTTTAGTCATTTTATTAAACCGCAGCATGCCCACATCTTTGGCTTTCTGATCGAGCACCACAAAAAGTCCCTCG contains:
- a CDS encoding tetratricopeptide repeat protein, with protein sequence MRLKFLWFALIMSASCFAQSANFYFDKGVTAYNNRDYKTAIENFTRSIQINPRNIKAYVSRGIAKYYIQDYIGGIEDQHKALEINPTYGDAYFNIGDCEYNLQDYTAAIENYSKAIELNPKDIMAYMSRGFTKQYINDFAGAVSDFSIVIKLKPNLADGYTNRGFAKSYLEDFKGAIDDYTKAIQMNGSADAYFDRGKAKEALNDHKGALSDFNKALRENAKHTKALYNRALTKISLQDTDGALEDFDKALEIDPRYADAFYERGMLKIKVGQKEAGFQDLKAASGLGHEKAKRALLDLLK
- the secDF gene encoding protein translocase subunit SecDF — protein: MQNKGLVRIFALALTLVCIFYLSFSVVTSHYNAKAKEYAKGDKMKEFNYLDSLASENIWLGYTLKECREKEIALGLDLKGGMNVTLEVSVADIIRSLSDFNTNPNFNLALAKATQLQKTNSQVSYIDLFVKAYTELDPQAKLSTIFSTFELKDKISLTTSNADVVKVLKTEVDGAIANSFNVLRERIDRFGVVQPNIQKLGNGRILIELPGVKEPERVRKLLQGSANLEFWETYELNEIINNLSEANKVIATIQKNGGVAVVKDSTAATTPTSTTAKTATTASKTPALSKVDSLKAVLQHKNASATDSAKVLEKSQKENPLFAILQVNAQGGQVARGPIVGYAHSKDTAQINSYFNIKQVKEALPRDLGLRWSVKSIDKKGEIFQLIAIKITNRDGRAPLAGDVITDARADFSQNSSEAQVSMSMNQEGAKTWARMTKDNIGKSIAIALDGYIYSFPTVNTEIDGGNSQITGHFTVDEAKDLANTLKSGKMPAPAHIVQEDIVGPSLGQEAINNGLISFIIAFILVLVYMIVYYGLIPGLVADIALLANVFFLIGILASFGSVLTLPGIAGIVLTMGMAVDANVLIYERIREEMRNGKNMRAGIQEGFKHALNAIIDSNVTTLLSGIVLVIFGQGPIKGFGVTLSFGILTTFITAVFLTRYMIEAYAARENAKELPFHTKISEHFLQNTKIDFMKIRKSMYVLSAALFLISFVSFAVRGFSLGIDFTGGRNYVVSFDKPVKTEEVKTLLKDAFEGDLPQVITIGNDNQVRISTKYKINEDGSNIDNEIESKLYTNLKSMLNSNVTEAQFIKDNIKSSSKVGPAVADDIKTSAVWAVILAVLGIGLYILIRFREWGYTLGAVVSLAHDVVITMGIFSLLYGLLPFSMEIDQSFIAAILTVLGYSINDTVINYDRIRENVTLYPKRDRITIINDSVNQMLGRTFSTTFTVIITLIAMFIFGGDSIRGFIFAMLFGIFIGTYSSVFIASPITVEMDKLVKIRKSKKASEIKK
- a CDS encoding helix-turn-helix and ligand-binding sensor domain-containing protein, producing the protein MHINILPKRYLFLVVIFASIFSFGQEFTPIVTQFTKKDYNASNQNWSVAQGKDGIMYFGNNQGVLEFDGSLWQIHQIPGNQIVRSILIGKDNKIYVGSFEQFGYFERNNCGQLIYRSLSEKLRKYKMQNDEIWSILDFNGTIIFQSFTSYFTYKDGVVKGYRCPFTFLFFNLSNHKIYTHTDQYGFSLFDLKSNTFKSIFNGTLKKPVASVLPLDSARSLLVTNSDGLFVYDGKTIIPFKTEADNDLKKSEINRALISPNGTIILGTILGGVTAISKDGRKLWALNTSNVLQNNTVLGMCCDKNNNLWLALDKGIALIHLNSSLRYIHSFNPSVGAVYSLSYDEPNLYIATNQGLYKAELSISKKDIRNLQLESKIKGQVWSVDQFNKQQICGNNEETFDVSPKGISKLSPVKGGICIKEGIIHGKDVLVQGTYTSLCIYEKVNGTWVFSHAVKNFLNPIRYIEIDYTGTIWASHLHQALYAIQLSPDLKKIENISTFNSLDQKHRLPINVFSVNNRVVFTDNTAFYTYDDIRKKIIPYNELNKSLGYFSHAHRVCHFKANLYWFIRSGEAALVQVKPGAIKVLDVVHYGLFLNQAVDDFQNIIPISENECLFTLDNGLALYQNNNPAKQNNTANLKIKSIQTSDDEFKEKVYLPLTTDPIPTTPFKRNNILFTVFYPQFNNLNNIIFRYKLEGLDKVWSEPTVASQKVYRYLPHGEYTLRVEVQTKDGIKLSATSYTFEVDPPFYLSTAAKILYFLLIALSGYGIYAYLHHSFQAKKEKIKQEQEEIRRKEIEKREKKIIALQNEKLESELTVKSKELAESTMTIIKKNEILVTIKEEVMNQKKVLGTQYPNKYYDKLIRLLDENLSSEDDWAIFQTNFDRIHENFFRNLHTKFPELTSNDLRFCAYLRLNLSSKDIAHLMNISLKGVEVGRYRIRKKIGIPSSKSLTEFMIEFKE
- a CDS encoding DUF5020 family protein, with the translated sequence MRKITFVLFLFVALAAKAQTDLQVLYDAGKGRDYLTTTVEMFKTDNWGSSYFFVDMYYNGANHHPGLAYTEISRCLKFWKGPFSAHIEYNGGLFGVGNSYLPINNAWLAGVDYGWHDKAFSKFLNLKLLYKTIEGKNANSFQITGVWTLNYFKNKLTVSGFADFWREDNVNFTNGNNEPITPTNTKFVFISEPQFWYNATPHLSLGGEVQVASNFSAVNGLKVSPKIGAKWNF
- a CDS encoding NCS2 family permease, giving the protein MLEKLFKLNDNGTNIRTEIIAGITTFMTMAYILFLNPNILGVTGMDKNAVFFATAISAGFVTIAMGLVANFPMALAPGMGLNALFATVALAGVGMPWQSALGAVFISGLIFILLTVTKVRQILVTAVPDSLKRAITVGIGLFITIIGFKLSEIMVVTAQVIPPTLASLGKSVAPTTLKYFEWNIGMGSFSNPSMVLCLIGLGLAAILMALRVKGALLISIVASTLIGIPMGVTVIPENFKVFSLPDFHHLAVGALDIKGALNMGIWTVIFTFTFVELFDTFGTLVGTATKAGLIDKDGKSPKIGKAMLVDAIGVSFGALMGTSTVTTYVESAAGIGEGGRTGLTAITTGVLFLLALVFAPLAGIIPNAATAPALIIVGVLMASSVLEIDFNDFTEGFPAFVTFIMMPFTYSIANGIAGGIVAYTVLKVATGKAKKVHWMMYILFVLVVVRYIFLSE